GAGCTGATGGACCGGGTCCGCATCCCCGCCGCCAAGGAGCGGGTCAACGACTACCCGCACCAGTTCTCCGGCGGCATGCGCCAGCGCATCATGATCGCGATGGCGCTGGCCCTGGAGCCCGACCTGATCATCGCCGACGAGCCGACCACCGCGCTGGACGTCACCGTCCAGGCCCAGGTGATGGACCTGCTCGCCGAGCTCCAGGCCGAGTACCACATGGGCCTGATCCTGATCACCCACGACCTCGGCGTGGTCGCCGACGTCGCGGACAAGATCGCCGTCATGTACGCCGGCCGGATCGTCGAGACCGCCCCCGTGCACGAGCTCTACGCCCGGCCCGCCCACCCCTACACCCGGGGGCTGCTGGACTCCATCCCGCGGCTCGACCAGAAGGGCCAGGAGCTCTTCGCGATCAAGGGCCTGCCGCCCAACCTGCTGCGCATCCCGCCGGGCTGCGCCTTCAACCCGCGCTGCCCGCGGGCGCAGGACGTCTGCCGGCAGGAGGTGCCGCCACTGGCCCAGGTGACCGAGGACGACGGGACGCCGCTGGCCGGACGGCGCAGCGCGTGCTTCTTCTGGAAGGAGACCCTCCGTGACGGTTAACGGTGCCACCCCGCTCGGGGCGACCACCCCCGAGGAGGTCGCGTTCAC
This is a stretch of genomic DNA from Kitasatospora fiedleri. It encodes these proteins:
- a CDS encoding ABC transporter ATP-binding protein, with translation MSTVADRARPAREEPFAGPLLDVRDLHVEFKTRDGVAKAVNGVNYTVSAGETLAVLGESGSGKSVTAQAIMGILDMPPARIPKGEILFRGRDMLTMPKDERRKIRGQKIAMIFQDALSSLNPVLTVGYQLGEMYRKHRGDSRKDAKAKAVELMDRVRIPAAKERVNDYPHQFSGGMRQRIMIAMALALEPDLIIADEPTTALDVTVQAQVMDLLAELQAEYHMGLILITHDLGVVADVADKIAVMYAGRIVETAPVHELYARPAHPYTRGLLDSIPRLDQKGQELFAIKGLPPNLLRIPPGCAFNPRCPRAQDVCRQEVPPLAQVTEDDGTPLAGRRSACFFWKETLRDG